A genome region from Schistocerca nitens isolate TAMUIC-IGC-003100 chromosome 4, iqSchNite1.1, whole genome shotgun sequence includes the following:
- the LOC126252856 gene encoding arylsulfatase I-like has protein sequence MSRTCLSVAAVVLLALFANTSSTPTKQRPNIIIMLADDLGWNDVSFHGSDQIPTPNIDALAYHGVILNNHYAPALCTPSRAALMTGKYPTHTGMQHLVILEPEPWGLPLGEKILPQHLKRAGYATHAIGKWHLGFFKKEYTPTYRGFDSHFGYWNGFQDYYDHTVKATNSPFAGYDMRRNMSVDYSAAGKYSTDLYTDEAVSIIRRHDQSRGPLFLYLAHLAPHTGNQDNPFQAPDEEIAKFRHIEDPERRVYAAMVSRMDKSVGDVMAALRESNMLDNSIIVFMSDHGAPTHGIHSNRGSNWPFRGQKHSPWEGGVRAVAAVWSPLLKRTQRVSNQLMHMTDWLPTLYSAAGMDVRDLGRVDGVDMWASLSEGAPSPRSEVLHNIDDIYGYAALVRGGWKYVTGSTGGAWDGWYGEPRRRGGAGLGQGAAPAYDVARVLASKTGVALAGFLTERQLLEKMAAVTAGNTGGAEEHLSTQLLSEETVARLRHEAEVRCPPRRADNASEATQCRPMEGPCLFNLREDPCETVNLATSQPLLLRSLQEAVQQYRLTMVPPNNVPVDPRANPAFYNNTWAPWQDVPAAQQPFQMKPSPTLNLAVVVTVFLAVALGITSAVLRAFRTEKDLGKEIVKALAVFNISPAAALKEEKAMKKTSARPSDDEEKK, from the exons ATGTCCAGAACGTGTTTGTCGGTCGCAGCCGTGGTGCTGCTGGCGCTCTTCGCGAACACGTCTTCCACGCCCACGAAGCAGCGGCCCAACATCATCATCATGCTGGCCGATGATCTG GGTTGGAACGACGTGAGCTTCCACGGGTCCGACCAGATCCCGACGCCCAACATCGACGCGCTGGCCTACCACGGGGTGATCCTCAACAACCATTACGCGCCCGCACTTTGCACGCCATCCCGAGCAGCGTTGATGACCGGAAAATACCCTACGCATACCG GTATGCAGCACCTGGTGATCCTGGAGCCGGAGCCGTGGGGCTTGCCGCTGGGCGAGAAGATCCTACCGCAGCACCTGAAGCGCGCCGGGTACGCCACGCACGCCATCGGCAAGTGGCACCTCGGCTTCTTCAAGAAGGAGTACACGCCCACCTACCGCGGCTTCGACTCGCACTTCGGCTACTGGAACGGCTTCCAGGACTACTACGACCACACCGTCAAGGCCACG AACTCGCCGTTCGCGGGCTACGACATGCGGCGCAACATGAGCGTCGACTACAGTGCGGCGGGCAAGTACTCCACGGACCTGTATACGGACGAGGCGGTGTCCATCATCCGGCGCCACGACCAGTCGCGCGGCCCGCTCTTCCTCTACCTGGCGCACCTGGCGCCGCACACCGGCAACCAGGACAACCCCTTCCAGGCGCCCGACGAGGAGATCGCCAAGTTCCGCCACATCGAGGACCCGGAGCGGCGCGTCTACGCCG CTATGGTGTCACGCATGGACAAGTCGGTGGGTGATGTGATGGCTGCCCTGCGAGAGAGCAATATGCTGGACAACTCGATAATCGTCTTCATGTCGGACCACGGGGCGCCCACGCACGGCATCCACTCCAACAGAGGCTCCAACTGGCCGTTCAGAGGG CAGAAGCACAGCCCCTGGGAAGGCGGGGTGCGCGCCGTCGCGGCTGTCTGGAGCCCGCTGCTCAAGAGGACCCAGAGGGTGTCCAACCAGCTGATGCACATGACCGACTGGCTGCCCACGCTCTACTCTGCAGCAG GTATGGACGTGCGCGACCTGGGCCGCGTCGACGGCGTCGACATGTGGGCGTCGCTGAGCGAGGGCGCGCCCTCCCCGCGCTCCGAGGTGCTGCACAACATCGACGACATCTACGGGTACGCGGCGCTGGTGCGCGGCGGCTGGAAGTACGTCACCGGCTCCACCGGCGGCGCCTGGGACGGCTGGTACGGCGAGCCGCGGCGGCGCGGGGGTGCGGGGCTGGGGCAAGGCGCCGCCCCCGCCTACGACGTGGCGCGAGTGCTCGCCTCCAAGACGGGCGTCGCGCTCGCCGGCTTCCTCACCGAGCGCCAGCTGCTCGAGAAGATGGCCGCCGTCACCGCCGGCAACACAG GCGGTGCGGAGGAGCACCTGTCGACGCAGCTGCTCTCGGAGGAGACGGTGGCCAGGCTGCGTCACGAGGCCGAGGTGCGCTGCCCGCCGCGGCGCGCCGACAACGCCAGCGAGGCCACGCAGTGCCGCCCCATGGAGGGGCCCTGCCTCTTCAACCTGCGCGAGGACCCCTGCGAGACCGTCAACCTCGCCACCTCCCAGCCGCTCCTCCTGCGCAGTCTGCAG GAGGCAGTGCAGCAGTACAGGTTGACGATGGTGCCTCCAAACAACGTTCCAGTGGACCCGCGGGCGAACCCCGCCTTCTACAACAACACGTGGGCACCGTGGCAGGACGTGCCGGCCGCACAACAGCCGTTCCAGATGAAGCCCAGCCCGACCCTCAACTTGGCCGTCGTCGTCACGGTCTTCCTCGCCGTCGCGCTGGGGATCACGTCTGCCGTGCTGCGTGCCTTCCGCACCGAGAAAGACCTCGGCAAGGAGATCGTCAAAGCACTCGCTGTCTTCAACATCTCTCCAGCGGCAGCTCTTAAGGAAGAGAAGGCCATGAAGAAAACTTCGGCACGGCCGTCAGATGATGAGGAGAAGAAATGA